The Mycobacteriales bacterium region ACGGCTCGTCGGCACAGCGCCCGAGAGCGGGCGCCGATATGTCCCTACTTGTAGACGTAGGTGTACTTCACGTTGGCCTGCAGGCTGCCCAGGAAGTTGCAGACCGCGATGAGGATCGTGCTGGCCTTCTTGAACTTCACGACCGCCTTCTCCGCCGCACCCGGCGTCGTGAGGGCGGTGGGCGTCGCGGTGCCGGCACCGACGGCGACCATCTCGCGCTTGTCGTTCATGATCGTGATGTCCCAGTCGCCGGTGAAGCCGGTGACGTCCACGGTCAGCGTGCCCGCACCGACGGTCTTGATGGTCTTGGTGGTGGTGCTGAGACCCTCGAACTCGGAGTTCATGCAGCTCGACGACTCCTCGACCGGCGTAGCGCCGGTCAGCGGCAGCGGGATCGGCGCACCGGTCACGGCGTAGGAGGCGGTGATGGGCTTGGGCTTCGGCGGCGCGGCGACGGCGGGCGCGAAAGCACCCGCGGCGAGGACGGCGACGGCGGAGAGGGAGACGGCCTTGCGCATGGAGACCTCCAGGAGCGGGCGTGTGCCGGGTCCCCCTGGTTTCGCCGCCGGGCTCCCGACTCCTGCCTGGACAGCACGACCTCACCGCAGGGGCAGGACCACGGGGTACGCCGGGACCGGGTCGGCGAAGCCCCGCAGCACGCGCGGCTCCCCGTCACCGAGCGACTGCGACGTCCCGAGTCGCTTGGCGCACGCCTCGTCGACCAGCACCTCGCCCGGCTCGGCGCTGTCGGCGAGACGTGCTGCCAGGTTGACCGGTGTCCCGAAGTAGTCACCGTCCTGCGCGAGCACCTCGCCGAACGCGCACCCCGCGCGGACCACCACGCCGACCTCGACGGCAGCCGGGTGCAGCACGAGGTCGCGGGCGATGGCGACGAGGCGCACGGGGTCGGAGCTGACGAACATCACCGCGTCGCCCAGGAACTTCACGACCCTGCCGCCACCGGAGTGGACGACGTCGCTGGCGTGCTCCTCGAAGCCGACCAGCAGCGTCGACAGCTCTGCCAGCTCGAGCTGCCCGGACATCGTCGTGAACCCCGACAGGTCGGCGAACGCGACCCCGCACCTGACCGTCAGCCCGACGGTGTCGCCCTCCACCGCTTCGAAGTGCTTGCGCGCAACGTCGAGGTGGTGGCGGTAGGCGGAGTCCATGAGGCGGACGACACCGGGCACCAGGGCGGTGATGTCGGCGTAGGCCCTCGCCGTGGCGACCTCGCTGCCGCTGACCGTCAGGGCCACCTGCGAGAAGCCGGAGCGGATCGCTGACGACCCGGCCTCTGCGATGCGCGAGATCGCACCACCGAGGACACGGGCGAGCCCGAGCGCGGCGTCGTCTCCGACGAGTGCTCGGTAGGCCGCGACCATCCGCAGCGCTTCCAGGTCCTCGTCGGACAGCGTCCCGTCGGGGTCGGGCAGACCCAGCGCTCGCCAGAACCGCTCGAGCAGGGCTGCCTCGAGCCCGGTCTCGCGGGAGGCGTCGGCCGTCGACCAGCGACGCGTACCCGGCCGGATGACCCGGTCACCGGACAGCGCGAAGAGGCGGCCCTGCCGGTCCGAGACGACCATCTCGTCGAGGGTGCACCCCAGCGAGTCCAGGAACTCCAGCAGCGCCAGCCGATCCGCGGCCGCGGGCGCGTCAGGGTCGTAGAGCCCCGCCTGCTGCCACTCCCCCACAGACGCCGGCCGAGTCACCCCGCGATCGTGACACGTCAGGTCGTCGAGACGGTGCTGCCGTGCATGCCCTTCTGGACCCGGATCTGCGCCGGGATGCGCTGCTTGAGGTCGGCGACGTGGCTGACCACCCCGACCAGCCGGCCGCCCGAGCGCAGCTCGTCGAGCACGTCCATGACCTGGTCGAGGCTGTCGGCGTCGAGGGTGCCGAAGCCCTCGTCGACGAACAGCGCGTCGATCGACTGACCGCCGGCCTCGGCCGTCACGACGTCGGCGAGGCCGAGCGCGAGTGAGAGCGCGGTCATGAAGGTCTCGCCGCCGGAGAGCGTCGCGGTGTCGCGGGTCCGGCCGGTCCAGCCGTCCTCGACCGATAGCCCGAGGCCCGCCCTGCTGCGCTTGTCGCGCCCGACGTCGGTGTGGCGCAGGGTGTAGCGCCCACCGCTCATCCGCGCCAGCCGCAGCGACGCGGCCTGCGCGACCTCCTCCAGCCGGGCGGCGAGGACGAAGGTCGACAGCGGCATGCTCAGCCGGTTGCCGCCACGACCCGCGACGAGCTCGGCCAGCGCGCGCACGGAGGACGCCCGCGCGAGCAGCGGGCCGACCTCGCCGAGGCAGGCGTCGTACGCCGGGAGCAGGTCGGTCAGCGCGCGCTCCCTGTCGGTGGCGACCTGTGCCGCACCGACGGCGGCCTCGTGGACCTGCACGACGAGGGCGAGCGCCTCGCGCCGCTCCGCGACGGGAGCGACGACGTCGAGCGGGACGTCGAGCTCCGCGAGCCGCGCGCGGACCCGCTGGACCGAGGCGGTGTGGTCGTCGACCTCGGCCGCCCAGCGCGCGACGTCGTCGTCAGGACGGACCGCGGCCGCGGCCGCGGTGGCGTCGCCGAAGCCGGCCGCGACCGCGAGCTCGGTGACCGTGGCGGTCGCGCGCTCCAGGGCGGTGCGAGCCGCGCGCAGCTGCTGGTCGGCGCGGGCGGCGCCGTCGCAGGCCTGCGCGAGCAGCAGCGCCGAGCGCCGGAGCGCGGCCAGGTCGGCCGTCGGCTCGAGTCCGGCGGCACGCAGCTCGTCGAGCAGAGCGGCCACGTCACCGTCGGCCTCGACGGCGCGCTTGCGTTCCTCCTCGAGGCGCGTCTCGAAGCGGGCGAGATCGGCGTAGCGGCGCTCCCCCTCCGTGGCCAGCAGGACCAGCCGCTCCTCGGCATCGGGCAGCCGCGCGGCGGTGGCCCGGGTCGCGGTGAGCAGCTCGGTCACGTCGTCGACCGGCGCGAGCCGGGACCGCAGCCCGGCGACCCGCTCGTCGTGGACGGCGACGGCCTGCGCAGCCGCGGCAGCGGCCTGCTCGGCGGCCTCGGCGGCGCGGCGGGCGGCGACCTCGGCCTCCTTGCCGACGTCGGCGCGGGGCTGCACGACCGGCACGTCGGGGTGCGCGAGGGAGCCGCAGACCGGGCAGGGGCAGTCGTCCTGGAGGGCGAAGGCGAGCTCGGCGATGAGGGCGTCGACGCGGTCGTTGCGCAGCTGCTCCGCCTCGGCCTGCAGGGCGGTCGCGTGGGCGCGGGCCTCCTCGGCAGCGGTGACGAGCCCGGGGCGGGCGGATTCGAGCTGGGCGACCTCCTCGGCGAGCCGCGCCTGCTCCTGCGCGGCCTGCTCGCGCACGACGAGCTCGGGCAGCGCGAGCACGGCGGTCCGCGCCGCCGCCACCTCGGTCTGCAGGGCGTCGCGCTGCTCGGGCAGGGACTCGAGCCACTCGCGGCAGCCGGCCAGCTCGACCTCGAGGACGTCGGCCGCGAGCTCGGCCGCGCGCGCGGCGCGGTCGGCGGTGGCGGCGCGGGCCTGCACGTCGACGAGGTGCTCGAGGCGGTGCGCCTCCGCATCGGCGGCGCGGGCCTGGGCAGCCGGGTCGTCGGGGGTCCCGCCGCACAGCGCGACGTCGGCGAGCGCGCGCTCGGCCTGCGTCTCGGCCTCGGCCAGCTCCCCCCGGGCCGTCTCGAGCCCGGCGGCCGCGACCGCGACGGGACGGGCCCGGCGGGCGGCGTCGAGGTCGCAGGCCAGCGCCGCCACCTGATCGCTGCGGGCCTCGAGGTCGGCGAGCTCGGCCTCGGCGGCGCGCCGGGCGCTCTGGGCCGTGAGCAGGGCCTCGGCCGCGGCGAGCGCGGCCTCGGCGGCGGTGCGCTCGTCGGCCAGCGCGGCGGCCTGCGCCCCGGCGTCGACCGCAGCGACCCGAGCACCGTCGACCAGGCCCTGTGCCCACAGGGGCGCGGCCTCGAGGTCGTCGGGCAGCTCGGCACCGGCTGCCTGCGCGACACGGCCCGCGACCTGCGCGAGCTCCTGGCGCGCGGTCGCGACGGCAGCCGTCGCGGTGGCCGCGCGGTCGGCGAGCCAGCGCTCGGCGGACTCGAAGCGGTCGACGTGGAACAGCTGCTTGAGCAGCTTCTCCCTGTCCTTGTGGTCGGCCTGCAGGAAGGCCGCGAAGCGCCCCTGCGGCAGCACGACGACCTGGAAGAACTGGTCGGCGTCCATGCCGAGCAGCCGGCCGATCTCGGCGCCGACGTCCTCGCAGCGGGCGGCGACCGGCTCCCACGTGCCGTCGTCGAGGCGTCGCTCGAGCAGCGCGGTCGGCGCCTCGAGCAGGGTGCCCTCGCCGCGCTTCTTGGGGCGGTGCTGCGCAGGGGTGCGGGTCACCCGCAGCCGGCGCCCGCGAGCGGTCAGCTCGAGGCGCACCTGGGCGCGCGCGCCGGCCGGCGCGTGGTGGCTGCGGAGGTCCTCACGGGCCTTCTGCCGCTCGCCGGGCACCACGCCGTAGAGCGCGAAGCCCAGCGCGTCGAGCAGCGTCGTCTTGCCGCCGCCGGTGTCGCCGCAGAGCAGCACGAGGCCGGACTCACCGAGCGCGTCGAGGTCGAGGTCGACGTCACCGGGAAAGGCGCCGAAGGCGGTGAGCTCGAGCCGGTGCGGTCTCATGCGAGCGCCAGCGACAGGTCGGCGTCGCGCCGGGCGGACTCGAGTGCTTCGCGCATCAACGCGGTCTCCTCGTCCTGCAGCTCGCCGCGGACGTGCTCGACGAAGGCCTGCGCGACCTGCAGGTCGGTGCGGCCGCGGGTGCGCTCGGCGTAGGTCGCTCCGTCACCCTCCGCCGCCCCGTCGGGGGCGAAGTCGAGGGTGAGGCAGTGGGGAAAGCGGCGACGCAGCGCGGCCATCGCGTCGAGCGGCCGCACCGGGTCGGTGAGCGTCACCGCGACGAAGCAGGCCTCGACGGCGGTGTGCTCGGCCGAGGTCAGCAGGTCGTCCAGGCGCCCCCGCACGGCAACCAGCTCGCGGTGCACCGGCACCGGCACGGCCTCGACGGACACCAGCCCGGTGGCACCGAGCTCGACAAGCCAGGACGACTTGCGGTGGCCGGCCTCGGAGAAGGAGTAGGGCAGCGGCGACCCGCTGTAGCGCAGGCCGTCGCCGAGCTGCTGCGGCCGGTGGAGGTGGCCGAGCGCGGTGTAGTCGACACCGTCGAACAGCGACCCGGGGACGTTGGCGACCCCGCCGACGGTGATGTCGCGCTCGGAGTCCGAGGCCTCCCCGCCGGTGACCCAGGCGTGGGCCAGCACCACCGAGCGCCCGCCGCGGGCGGCCCGGTCGGCGTGGACCGCGTCCATCGCGCGGGTGAGCACCCCCGTGTGGCCGGCGACGTCGCGGTCGCCGGGCAGCAGGTCGCGCACCGCGGCCGGCTCGAGGTAGGGCACGCCGTAGACCGCGACGTCTCCGTGCGCGTCGGACAGCACCACGGGCTCGCCGACCCGGCGCGGGTCGGTGCGGATCGAGATGCGCGGGTCGAGCAGCCCGCTCTTGTCGCCGAGGCGGGCCGGGGCATCGTGGTTGCCGCTGATCGCGACGACCGCCGCCCCCGCGTCGCGCAGCCGGCGCAGCGCCTCGTCGAACAGCTGCATCGCCTCGACCGGCGGCAGCGCGCGGTCGTGCACGTCACCGGCCAGCAGCACCGCGTCGACCCGCTCGGCGCGCACGACCTCGACGAGGTGGTCGACGAAGCCGGCCTGCGCCGCCGACAGGTCGTGCTGGTGCAGCGAGCGGCCGAGGTGCCAGTCGGAGGTGTGGAGCAGTCGCATGCCGTGACGGTAGGTCGAGGGTGCGACAGGACCGGGGACCCGCGCCGCACCTGTGGACGACCCCACAGGAGTACGCCGGACAGGCCCGGTGCGCCACCGGCTGTCGTCGTACTCCTGCCTCTAGCGTGGAGGCGTGGCCCCCTCCCGATCCAGCAGCGCCGACGACCGCCCGCTGGCGCGCGCCGCGGCGCTCGCGGTGTCCGCGGTCGTCCTCTACTGGCTCGTCGAGCAGCGCGGCGTGTCCTTCGGCAAGGTCCCGCTGCTCACCGGCCTCGGCTACCTCGCGGGCGCCGTCGCGGGCGGGCCGCGCGGGGCGCTGTGGGCGCCGGCGCTGGTCGTCACCGGCTGGGGCCTCGGCAACGACGCGCAGGGCTGGGAGTCGCTGTCGGGCGTCGGGCTGCCGGAGTCGGCCGCGCACATGGTCGGGATGGGGCTCGGGATCCTCGCGCTCGGGGTGCTTGCGCGCTACGGCATCGAGACCACCCTGTGGGGCGTCGGGCTGTCGGTGCTGCTGTCGGGGGTGCTGTTCATCGGGCAGCGCGGCGAGGGCTACCAGCTGCTCAACGAGGCGACCGGCTACTCCCTGCTGCTGCTCGTCTACGCCGCGGCCGAGGTCGTCGGAGTGGCGGTGAGGCGCCGGTGAGCCGGGACGTGCGCGACGTCGAGGTCCGCGAGGACG contains the following coding sequences:
- a CDS encoding adenylate cyclase regulatory domain-containing protein, translating into MTRPASVGEWQQAGLYDPDAPAAADRLALLEFLDSLGCTLDEMVVSDRQGRLFALSGDRVIRPGTRRWSTADASRETGLEAALLERFWRALGLPDPDGTLSDEDLEALRMVAAYRALVGDDAALGLARVLGGAISRIAEAGSSAIRSGFSQVALTVSGSEVATARAYADITALVPGVVRLMDSAYRHHLDVARKHFEAVEGDTVGLTVRCGVAFADLSGFTTMSGQLELAELSTLLVGFEEHASDVVHSGGGRVVKFLGDAVMFVSSDPVRLVAIARDLVLHPAAVEVGVVVRAGCAFGEVLAQDGDYFGTPVNLAARLADSAEPGEVLVDEACAKRLGTSQSLGDGEPRVLRGFADPVPAYPVVLPLR
- a CDS encoding SMC family ATPase; the protein is MRPHRLELTAFGAFPGDVDLDLDALGESGLVLLCGDTGGGKTTLLDALGFALYGVVPGERQKAREDLRSHHAPAGARAQVRLELTARGRRLRVTRTPAQHRPKKRGEGTLLEAPTALLERRLDDGTWEPVAARCEDVGAEIGRLLGMDADQFFQVVVLPQGRFAAFLQADHKDREKLLKQLFHVDRFESAERWLADRAATATAAVATARQELAQVAGRVAQAAGAELPDDLEAAPLWAQGLVDGARVAAVDAGAQAAALADERTAAEAALAAAEALLTAQSARRAAEAELADLEARSDQVAALACDLDAARRARPVAVAAAGLETARGELAEAETQAERALADVALCGGTPDDPAAQARAADAEAHRLEHLVDVQARAATADRAARAAELAADVLEVELAGCREWLESLPEQRDALQTEVAAARTAVLALPELVVREQAAQEQARLAEEVAQLESARPGLVTAAEEARAHATALQAEAEQLRNDRVDALIAELAFALQDDCPCPVCGSLAHPDVPVVQPRADVGKEAEVAARRAAEAAEQAAAAAAQAVAVHDERVAGLRSRLAPVDDVTELLTATRATAARLPDAEERLVLLATEGERRYADLARFETRLEEERKRAVEADGDVAALLDELRAAGLEPTADLAALRRSALLLAQACDGAARADQQLRAARTALERATATVTELAVAAGFGDATAAAAAVRPDDDVARWAAEVDDHTASVQRVRARLAELDVPLDVVAPVAERREALALVVQVHEAAVGAAQVATDRERALTDLLPAYDACLGEVGPLLARASSVRALAELVAGRGGNRLSMPLSTFVLAARLEEVAQAASLRLARMSGGRYTLRHTDVGRDKRSRAGLGLSVEDGWTGRTRDTATLSGGETFMTALSLALGLADVVTAEAGGQSIDALFVDEGFGTLDADSLDQVMDVLDELRSGGRLVGVVSHVADLKQRIPAQIRVQKGMHGSTVSTT
- a CDS encoding exonuclease SbcCD subunit D C-terminal domain-containing protein; amino-acid sequence: MRLLHTSDWHLGRSLHQHDLSAAQAGFVDHLVEVVRAERVDAVLLAGDVHDRALPPVEAMQLFDEALRRLRDAGAAVVAISGNHDAPARLGDKSGLLDPRISIRTDPRRVGEPVVLSDAHGDVAVYGVPYLEPAAVRDLLPGDRDVAGHTGVLTRAMDAVHADRAARGGRSVVLAHAWVTGGEASDSERDITVGGVANVPGSLFDGVDYTALGHLHRPQQLGDGLRYSGSPLPYSFSEAGHRKSSWLVELGATGLVSVEAVPVPVHRELVAVRGRLDDLLTSAEHTAVEACFVAVTLTDPVRPLDAMAALRRRFPHCLTLDFAPDGAAEGDGATYAERTRGRTDLQVAQAFVEHVRGELQDEETALMREALESARRDADLSLALA